A DNA window from Chryseobacterium scophthalmum contains the following coding sequences:
- a CDS encoding lipopolysaccharide biosynthesis protein: MYKKLFGQTAVYGLSSVLVRIFPFLIAPIVTKAFGPSASSPFVDWYSIAGVITVFLTHGMETSFFRFAQEGDIDKKTLVSTCALSILGTGFIYLILGYVFRQDLANAFETPDQVNYLVIFLFMLSIDAFATIPSAILRLEGKPIQYMLSKVIGALAYYFLVVFFIKWLPNYPNGILGIKYNPEFGVGYVFIANLVQSIITLLIVGKEFVNFSFKKFDFKLWKRIMNYSWPVMIAGLAGIINQTLDRQFLKFWLPKEEAKHQIGVYGAVYKIATFITVFRQAYQLGIEPYFFSSFKDKNNHKTYAVLMDIFVICNCLIYMGLMVNLQWIAEKYLGNPLYYEGIEIIPFVMLGALFLGIYLNLSIWYKLSDQTRVGLYISLIGAAITIFINFTFIPSYGYWASAFAALITYTSMMIISYLWGKSQYPIHYNTSKIAIYLSLSIAISMISFYYFRHNYLIGNGLFLFFIAFLAYNERTMINKILRRA, encoded by the coding sequence TTGTATAAGAAACTATTTGGACAAACCGCTGTTTACGGGCTCAGTTCTGTATTGGTAAGAATCTTCCCTTTTCTTATTGCACCCATCGTAACAAAAGCTTTCGGACCTTCAGCTTCATCACCTTTTGTGGATTGGTATTCTATTGCCGGAGTAATTACCGTTTTTCTGACTCACGGAATGGAAACTTCATTCTTCCGTTTTGCTCAGGAAGGCGATATTGATAAGAAAACTTTGGTTTCTACCTGTGCTCTAAGTATTTTAGGAACAGGCTTTATTTATTTAATTTTAGGATATGTTTTCAGGCAGGATCTAGCGAATGCTTTCGAAACTCCGGATCAGGTTAATTATCTGGTAATTTTTCTTTTTATGCTTTCGATTGATGCATTTGCAACAATACCTTCTGCAATTTTAAGATTAGAAGGAAAGCCTATTCAGTATATGCTTTCAAAAGTAATTGGAGCTTTAGCTTATTATTTTCTTGTTGTATTTTTCATTAAATGGCTCCCTAATTATCCTAATGGTATTTTAGGAATTAAATATAATCCTGAATTTGGTGTTGGCTATGTTTTCATCGCCAATCTAGTTCAAAGCATTATCACTTTATTGATTGTTGGAAAAGAATTTGTGAATTTTAGCTTTAAAAAATTCGACTTCAAGCTTTGGAAAAGAATTATGAATTATTCCTGGCCTGTAATGATTGCCGGATTAGCTGGAATTATCAATCAGACTTTAGACCGACAGTTTTTAAAATTTTGGCTTCCAAAAGAAGAAGCAAAACATCAGATCGGAGTTTATGGAGCAGTTTATAAAATTGCAACTTTCATAACGGTTTTCAGACAGGCTTACCAATTAGGAATTGAACCTTATTTTTTTTCCAGCTTTAAAGACAAAAACAATCATAAAACCTACGCTGTTTTAATGGATATCTTTGTGATTTGCAACTGTTTAATTTACATGGGATTGATGGTAAATCTTCAATGGATTGCTGAAAAATATTTGGGAAACCCACTTTACTATGAGGGAATTGAGATCATTCCATTTGTAATGTTAGGTGCATTATTTTTAGGGATTTATTTAAATTTATCAATCTGGTATAAACTTTCAGACCAAACAAGAGTTGGGCTGTATATTTCTTTAATCGGAGCTGCAATTACTATTTTCATCAACTTTACATTTATTCCTAGCTACGGATATTGGGCAAGTGCTTTTGCAGCATTAATCACGTATACAAGCATGATGATTATTTCATACCTTTGGGGGAAATCACAATATCCCATTCATTATAACACATCCAAAATAGCAATATATCTTTCATTATCTATTGCGATTTCGATGATATCATTTTATTATTTCCGACACAATTATTTAATTGGAAACGGATTGTTTCTTTTCTTTATTGCATTTTTAGCATATAACGAAAGAACAATGATTAATAAAATTCTAAGAAGGGCTTAA
- a CDS encoding dihydroorotase yields the protein MKILIKNAQIVNEGKIIKSDILIENDLISKIDSQISEDADQIIDAEGKYLLPGVIDDQVHFREPGLTHKGDIESESRSAIAGGTTSFIEQPNTVPNTVKQELLADKYEIASQKAYANYGFMMGGTNDNLEEVLKTNPRNVPGIKLFLGSSTGNMLVDNPETLENIFSNTKMLIAVHCEDEATIKANTQKYLDEYGEDIPVKFHHLIRSEEACYKSSSKAVELAKKTGARLHVFHLSTAKEMELFRNDIPLKDKKITAEVCVHHLTFTNEDYDTKGGLIKWNPAVKTQKDKDALWEALLDDRIDVIATDHAPHTWEEKQNVYTKCPSGAPLVQHSLVVMLENYKNGKISLERIVEKMAHNPAILFRIEKRGFVKVGYKADLVLVDLNEKWAVEKENILYKCGWSPLEGMSFHSKVTHTFVNGNLVYENGKVNEEKFGERLLFEVEE from the coding sequence ATGAAAATTCTTATAAAAAATGCTCAAATCGTCAACGAAGGAAAAATTATCAAAAGTGATATTCTGATTGAAAACGATTTGATTTCTAAAATTGATTCTCAAATTTCTGAAGATGCAGACCAGATTATCGATGCTGAAGGAAAATATCTTTTACCTGGAGTAATCGATGATCAGGTACATTTTCGTGAACCTGGTTTAACGCACAAAGGCGATATCGAATCTGAATCTCGCTCAGCCATTGCAGGAGGAACGACAAGTTTTATCGAGCAGCCAAATACGGTTCCGAATACGGTTAAGCAGGAATTGTTAGCGGATAAATATGAAATTGCTTCTCAAAAAGCTTACGCCAATTACGGTTTCATGATGGGCGGAACGAATGATAATTTGGAAGAAGTTTTGAAAACAAACCCAAGAAATGTTCCCGGAATTAAATTGTTTTTAGGTTCTTCCACAGGAAATATGTTGGTTGATAATCCAGAAACTTTAGAAAATATTTTCAGCAATACAAAAATGCTGATTGCGGTTCATTGTGAAGATGAGGCAACGATAAAAGCTAATACTCAAAAATATTTGGATGAGTATGGCGAAGATATTCCTGTGAAATTCCATCATTTAATCAGAAGCGAAGAAGCTTGTTATAAATCTTCATCAAAAGCAGTTGAATTAGCAAAAAAAACAGGAGCAAGGCTTCATGTTTTTCACCTTTCCACTGCTAAAGAAATGGAACTTTTCAGAAATGATATTCCTTTAAAAGATAAAAAAATCACAGCAGAAGTTTGTGTTCATCATTTAACATTTACGAATGAAGATTACGACACAAAAGGTGGATTAATCAAATGGAATCCTGCGGTAAAAACTCAAAAAGACAAAGATGCACTTTGGGAAGCTTTGTTGGATGACAGAATCGATGTGATTGCAACCGATCATGCACCTCACACTTGGGAAGAAAAACAGAATGTATATACAAAATGCCCTTCCGGAGCACCTTTAGTTCAGCATTCTTTGGTGGTAATGTTAGAAAATTATAAAAACGGAAAGATTTCTTTGGAGAGGATTGTTGAAAAAATGGCTCACAATCCTGCGATTTTGTTTAGAATTGAGAAGAGAGGTTTCGTTAAAGTAGGCTACAAAGCAGATTTAGTTTTGGTTGATTTAAATGAAAAATGGGCGGTCGAAAAAGAAAATATCCTGTACAAGTGCGGTTGGAGTCCATTGGAAGGGATGAGTTTCCATTCTAAAGTGACGCACACTTTCGTTAATGGAAATCTGGTTTACGAAAATGGTAAAGTCAACGAAGAAAAATTCGGAGAGCGTTTGCTTTTTGAAGTTGAAGAATAA